From the genome of Pelosinus fermentans DSM 17108:
CCAGCTAACATTCCAAAAAAGTGTTCAGTGGCAGAAAATCTGTGCTTTTGTATCTTCCGCCGTGCTATTTCGGCTAAAAACGTTAGACCTCCACGTGCTATAATTCGTGCTGTTTGGAATGGATATCCACCTGAAAATAAATAAGGCTCAGCAGGAATACGTATTTTTTTTATACCAAAACTTTTAGCAATGTCGATTGTAATATCAATGATCCCAGGTACAATATGCATATGTTGATGACTATCCAGATGAGTAATCGCTATTCCAGAGTCCAATACTTTCTGTACCTGGGCAGTAAATTCTTTATGAATGTCATTAAGCTTTATCTTTCCTAAACAATAACGTCGTAAGAACTCAGAGTAATGAAGTGATAAACATCCTTCACTATTCACTAAAGAGGGTATCGTCTGAGGATCACAAAGTGGTGTTTCACCTACTAATGTTAAGTGTATACCAATTCCTAATTCTTTATTAACTGAAGCTAGTGTTATAGCATGATCAAAAGCACTACCTGAGGGCATAATGGTTGTGCTGGTAATGATTCCATTTAGATGTCCTTGAATAATGCCTACGTTTACCATTTCATTAATGCCAAAATCATCAGCATTTATGATTAATTGTCGCATAGTGAACAACTCCTTATTATACACCTCAACTATATATGGTAGCATGTATAAGGAGATATGGCAATTTGTGCTTAAATAATTTTATATAAAAGTTCGAGCACAAAGAGGAAGGAGCCTAGATTAGGCTCCTGTATTGTATTAAGCTTTTAGATGTTCAACATGTTTGGCATAAGCGCTGTGATTATGAATAGACTCGTAATTTTCACATTGTACTTCAAACCATCGAATTGATTTTTGCTGGCGTAAAGATAAAACCAAATCCCTTAAGACATCTTCAACGAATTTTGCATTTTCATAAGCATGCTCTGTTACGTACTTCTCATCTTCACGTTTTAATAGAGGATAAATAGGGCAGCTTCCTTCTGCCTCCATTAAAGCCACCAAATCCTCAATCCAAATAAACTGTCCATCTGTATTTTTGATTTTCACCTTCATCAGTCCCCGCTGGTTATGTGCACCATATGCTGAAATCTCTTTACTGCAAGGGCATAAGGAGGTAAATGGAACATCAACACCTAAAATAAAATCTAAAGGTTTGCCTTTGGTTAGCTGAGCTGAAAACAGGCAATCAACATCAAGCATACTTTTAAAGCCGCTAATAGGAGCAGTTTTTTCAATAAAATATTTAAAATAAATATCCATTTGTGCATGCTCAGCATCAAGTTTATTGACAGTATCCATTAAGATCAATTCCATTTCTCGATAAGAGACAGGTTTTTGACTCCACTCACTCAAAATTTCGATGAAGCGGCTCATATGAGTGCCTTTATATTCTTTTGGTAAATTAACAGTAAGGCTTATCGTTGCTAAAACAGACTGAAGGGAGTCTGCCTTCGTCTTTATAAGAAACGGCAAGCGTACATCGCTAACACCTACATTTTGAATTGCGATGCCACGATTGTCGGAAATATTTTGAACGTCTTTCAAATCTTATTCACTCCTAGTTCTATAAATAATAGGATCTATTGTACCTGCTTCAGCAAAACCTTTTAAACGCAAAAGGCAGCTATCACATTCTCCGCAGGCAACTGGCTCTCCATTATAACAACTGGTAGTAAATTGAAGAGGAGCATCTAGATTCTTACCCAACAAAACAATATCTTTCTTAGTTAATTGCAATAAGGGAGTTTCTATTACTATCTTTCGATGATCCTGTACCCCAGCTTTTGTACTATAATCGGCAACTTGTTGAAAGAGATTGATAAATTCAGGTCGACAATCAGGATAACCTGAATAATCAAGAGCATTCACACCAATAAAAATTTTATCTGCTCCCGTCACCTCTGCATAACCTAAAGCATAGCTTAAAAAAATCAAATTCCTAGCAGGCACATACGTTACAGGAATTTGATGGCTATCGATATTACCAGTAGGTACTGTCAATTGCCCATCGGTTAAAGCACTGCCGCCGATTACATTCATGTTGGTTTCAATAATAATATGTTTAGTGACATTATAATATTGAGCTACACTTTCAGCGCTTTCTAATTCACGAGCATGACGCTGATTATAATTAAAGCTGATAGGAAAAAGCTCATAACCTTTACTATGGGCTACAGCCATGCATACTGTAGAATCTAATCCACCTGACAATAATACAACTGCTTTCATGCTAAGAAACACTCCTAAGTTTATATAAATTTTATTCAAATGCTTAGACTATAGTTATTTTATCCGATGATCAAGATACTCTATACTCGTCTCAACAAATGCAACTGGCAAGAAGGATTTTCTTCCCAAAGTACTCCTCACATGAAGAAAGAGTTAATTTTCTGGAATCGCGTCTTTTTTGATAATAATAGATGCTGTTTCTAAAGCAGTTTGCTGTACTTTTTTCAGAGGAATTTTATATTCGTCTGCTATGATTTTACAATCTTCATATTCAGGAGTTATACTGCATATTTTTCCTTCATATGCACTTACTTTCACTTTGACTTTACCCCAGGGGAGTTTCACATCGATTATTTCCCGCATCGCAATTTTTCTTTCAGTTTCATAAAATCGTAATCCAATAGTAGATGTTTGCTCAAAGATGAGCTTAATAACTTGATCCAACATGGAATCATTTACTAATACAGACAGCATCGTGGCAGAACGATTCTTTTTCATAATAATTGGGGTGAGCCAAACATCAAAAACATCCATATTAAGCAATTTTTCCATAACATATGGATAAATCTGAGGATTTAAATCGTCAATATTGGCCTCCACAACGAAAGCTTTTGTTATTATACGTTCTTCTTTTATTTCGCCCACATGCATTCTTAGCACGTTAGGAATTTCTAAATCCCATGTTCCTGCTCCATAGCCAATTGTTTCACTAAGAAAATTAGCTGGCATATTTCCATGTCCAGCACTTAGTGCTGCAATTACAGCAGCTCCTGTAGGTGTTACTAATTCTTTACTCATTTCTCCGTTATAGTATGGGATGTTCTTAAGTAACTCTGCAGTAGCTGGTGCTGGTATTGGCATTAGCCCATGGGCGCATTTTATAAATCCTTTGCCAACTTGTAATGCAGAAGTATAAATAGCCTGAATTCCTAAATAGTCTAAACCAATCGCTGTACCTACAATATCAACAATTGAATCAACAGCTCCTACTTCGTGAAAGTGAATTTCTTCTACTCCTACCCCATGTACCTTAGCCTCTGCTTGAGCTAATAATAAGAAAATTTTCTTACTATCAGTTTTAATTTTAGAGGATAATTGAGAATCATCAATGATCTGAAAGACATCTGATAGATGACGATGATGATGATGGCCATGGTGATGATCAGCATCATGATGATCGTCATCATTGAGTTTTACATCTACATAAATGGCACTAATACCACATTTGTTTACTTTTGTAACAATTAAATCATAACCATGAACAGGCAAGAGTGATAAATTTTTTCTTAATACTTCCTCTGGTAATCCTACATGTAATAATGCTCCTAATAACATGTTACCACTAATACCGGAAAAACAATCTAAATAAAGAGTTTTCATGATATCACCTCATTTTATTAATAATACTCGCTAATCGTCCTGCTCCAAACCCATTGTCAATATTTACCACTGATATTCCGGCTGCACAGCTATTTAACATACTTAATAAAGCTGCTAACCCATTAAAACTAGCACCGTAGCCCACACTAGTAGGCAATGCAATTACTGGTTTAGCAACCATACCTCCAACGACACTAGCCAAGGCGCCTTCCATACCTGCAGCTACAATAATTACATTAGCATTTTGAATAATATCTTGATGCGCAAATAATCGGTGGATACCAGCAACGCCAACATCATAAACGCGCTCTACTTTATTTCCCATGATTTCTGCTGTAACAGCGGCCTCTTCAGCGACAGGTATGTCGCTTGTACCCGCAGACATAACGAGAACAAATCGTTGACTATCAGGTTCTATCGTATCACGTTTAACATAAATTATTTTAGGTACTTCGTAGAACTGTGCTTCTGGCAGTACAGCCTTTACCACTGCATACATAGCTTCAGTTGCTCGAGTAGCTAATATACTATTGTTATGTACAGCTAAACTTTTCATAATTGTTGCTACTTGTTCTGCTGTTTTCCCTTGACAAAATATCACTTCAGGGAATCCCTGTCTGATCATACGATGATGATCAATTTTTACAAAGTCTAAATCTTCATATGGTAAAATTTTAAGCTTATCTATTGCTTCATCCAAAGACAATCGACTTGCTTGAAAGTCTTGCAATACATTGCGTAAATTATTAATATCCATGTTTGTCTCCTTAATTAATAGTTTAGTTCAATTGAATAAGATTGCTTTCTATTATATCACTTTTCTAATTTATAAGCATATAATACTAAAAACTTGGCCTTAGCCAAGTTTTTAGTAACTTGTAGCAATAATAGCAATATCTGGTTCGTGTAATAGATTTATTATGCCAGCCGGAGTCGTAATTAATGGTCGTGCTAAATTACTACTGTTGAGTCTAAGAACCTTACCTTCTATACCATTCGTAAGTTTGACATTACTATCAATTTGATAAGGAATAGCAATGCGATTAAATGCTTCTATTACATTTGAATCAAAATGAATCTCACTGCCTTTGTTAATAATTTCCATTGCCTCAAAAGAGCTCAGGCGTGAGCGGTATACTCGATTTGTAGTCAGCGCATCATAAACATCTGCAACAGCTACAATTCGTGCTAATGGATGGATCTGATGCCCTGATATTCCCCAAGGATATCCACTGCCATCGCAGCGTTCATGGTGCTGTAATGCCATAAATGTAACACGATAATCTAGGTAAGTATCTATTTTAAGAATATTATAACCAAGAGCAGCGTGTTCTTTAATTTCGTTAAACTCTTCTGATGTTAGTTGACCTTGCTTATCTAAAATATACTTTGTGATTCTAGTTTTCCCAAAATCATGCAGTAATCCGCCCATACCTAAAAGGCATAATTCATCATAAGGCAAATCCATCGCAATACCGATAATTATAGAGAACAGACCCACGTTGACGCTATGCATAAATAAATAATCACTTGTAGAATTAACGTCATCTAAATACATGAGAACATTTTTATTTTTCGCTAATGTAGATACAATATCATTTACATAATTCTGCAATTGTGTTAAATGTCGAACTAAACCATCAGTACTGTTAAAAGCATCTTCAACATTTGAAATTAATTTTAACCTAGTATCCATATTAATTAAATCATATGCTTTACTAATTTCATAATTACTAGTTTTATCATCACGCACAGAAATAGAAAAGATTTCATGCTTTTTAAGTAAATTAATTAATTCCTGTTTTAATGGCATACCTGCTGTTACGAGTGTCCTACCATATCTATCGACGATATCTTGTGCTAAAATCATATTTTCCTTGACATCATTTAACAACATTTGCTGAATTTTTGTTACCTCCTATCCAGGGTATGTTCTCCTTATGTAGCAAACCCAGCTTGTTTATGATAATTCTACATAAATTTAACATTTCCCTTCTAAATCTAAAGAAAATATTGGCTGTAATATTATATGGATCTAAAATAAATGTTGTGACATTCTCATCGAAAGGAAAGTACAAGATCGCATAATCAAGGATATAGTCGTCTATTAAGATTATATTTTTATCAGGGAATATTGTTAAACGTCAAATTAACGTTAGAACGTTTCTAAGTGAAAAATATCTTAAAGGATAATTAATCTTGTCTGCAAAAGTCTAGAAAGTTATTGTTTTTACCAAGTTCTTCAATTTTGTGTTTTGCATCTCTTATGGTTTTTCCAAGATTAGCAACTTTTTTCATTTTAGTATCTGTTAAAATAAATTCACGATTTGACATTATAATATGTTCTTTCAAATCATTACCACACCAAAATTGAGTAATTTCCGCTTCCATTTAAACAGCTCCCTTTACTAAATTCTTAAATTAATATTTCGGCAAAAGGACATGATTCCCTGCAAAGTTAATCACTTCTAGGACCGTGTTTAATTTTCATAGAAAATAACCAGAAGTATAACTAACTAAATATAACCAGACAATGTGGAAGGCATAACATCTGACTATATTTTACCAATAGACTTTATTAGATTCAAAAAGATATACTAAAAAATATCCACAAAAATAATTTAAAATGAGGCGATATTTTGAGACGTTTTAATCGCACGATTGATTGGACTGTCAAATGGAGTAAAAAATTATATCCAGATCGCACGAATGAATGGGACAAGCAGCAACAAGCCTTGAAGAATCTGAAAACAATCGATATATTATTACATAAGAAATTATAAGGCAATAAAAATAGGTGACAAATATCACCTATTTTTATTGGCCTTATTCCTCGTATAAGTATTTTATTCATCTAGCTCGTTGTCATACATAATTAGCTAATATCAAGGTATACTTATATTATCCGTTTAGTTGGAGATGGTGTATATGAGCAATCAAACGCTATTTTGGGCAAGTCTAATATTTTCATGGTTGTCTACTCTATTTCTAAAAAAAGAAGATCTAAGGCGATATATGCCTGTTTCTTTATTTTGTATGCTTACTTTTGCTTTTATCTTTGAGACTGGTATTACCTTACATTGGTGGGCAGTAAAAGAGACCTTTTTCCCTCTTATAAATTTGCCAATATTCCTTTATGGTGCTTATCCTATTGGTACAATCTGGATTTTCAAATACACTTATGGACACTTTTGGCTGTTTCTTATCACAAATATCATTTTAGATTATATCTTGATATTTTTCCTGATTGATTGGTTTGTTCAGCGCGGTGTCTGGGAAGCTTACATAACTTATTCTCAAGTATTATTTATCACTACCTCACTCGCTATCCTTATCTACGGATACCAGATGTGGCAAGAAGGGCAGCAGGAAACAGGAGTTATGCTTAATGGACGGTCTGCAATCTGCAAACCACTTAGCAAGGAAAATCCGGATGAACCTAACAATCAGTAAATTCACTTTCAACAATCACATCTTAATGATCCCTCACGATATTCAGCTCATGAAAACTATAAAAAAAAACGACGGTCAAATTAAATCTTTCCGTCATATATATATTCTTTAATTTTTTTACATAAAATCCCTCAGAAACACTTTTATCTAAACAAAGGGTTCGCAAAAAATGCGAACCCTTAAATTTACTATGTTTTGCTGGTCGGAGCGGCGAGATTCGAACTCACGGCCTCTACCACCCCAAGGTAGCGCTCTACCAAACTGAGCCACGCCCCGACTGACAGAATCTATTGTACCCTTTTTTAGGTAGTATGTCAATAAATTCATTCAATAACTTTTGCGCCTTCAGCATCAATGCTAAGCGTAATATATTTGGATTTTACATCACACTTAGCAAAAGCTTGAACCATAGCCATACCTATTCTATCGCAATTAGATTCTGTAAAGGCAATTAAACAAGGGCCGGCACCGCTTAAAGCTGCACCATACGCACCTTTAGCTACAGCTGCATCAAATACCTGCTGCATACCAGGAATAAGCTGCAGCCTATAGGGTTGATGAACTTTATCTTCAAGTGCATATTGCAAATGATGAAATTCGCCTTTACACAATGCTCCAATTAATAACGCCACCCTGCTAATATTAAAGACGGCATCTTTCATTGTTATTGTGTCTGGTAATACTTGACGTGCTGTATGCGTAGATAAATTAAACTCAGGAATTGCCACTACCATATTGAGCATTTTCTCGGGCATAAAACGTAAATAGACAGGTTGATTACCTTGCATTACACTTATGGTAATTCCTCCAAAAATTGCAGGTGCTACATTATCTGGATGACCTTCTATTATAGTAGCCATGGAGAATATCTCCTCTTGAGTTAATGTATTTCCTGTTGCCTGATTTGCTGCTATAAGCCCGCCTACAATAGCAGCAGCGCTACTGCCTAAACCACGGGCAAGAGGAATCTTGTTATATAACTTAAGATATATTCCTTGATAGGGCTTTCCTACTTTATCTAATACTGCTTGCACAGCTTGATAAATAATATTATTCCTATCAGTTGGAATACGCCCGTTACCTTCACCCTCTATCTCAATCCTTAAAGTTCCTTCGTCACTTAAAGATAATTCGAGCTCACTATAAATAGTACAAGCTATGCCTACCGTGTCAAAACCAGGTCCACAATTAGCAGTAGTTCCTGGCACACGAACTTTAACTGTAATCGACATATAATATCTCCCATCTCATTATCGTGGAATATTATGCAAAGTCTTCTGCTTCTACTCGAATTACGCTACTTATTTTATTTACTACTGACATGCCGGAAATTGTATTAATAGCCAATCGTAGATTAGCATCAGATACTTGGTAAGTAATCAATACCAGTTCAGAAGAGTTATTTACTTTTCGTTTTTGAATAACAGAGTGCAAACTTACTTGCTGTGCGCCAAAAGCACCAGCGATTGCAGCTAATACACCAGGCTTATCTGCTACTAATAATCGAATATAATAAGGTGATTCTGTATTTTGTACAGGGCAAAAACTTTTTTGTGAAAAACAAGTGCAAAGAATACGGCTGTTTGCATTATGGGTAATATTACGAGCTACATCAATAATATCAGACACTACAGCACTAGCTGTAGGCATGCCGCCAGCACCGCGTCCATAAAACATAGTTTCTCCTACCGCATCACCTTTTATATAAATAGCATTAAAAACGTCGTGAACTGAAGCTAACGGGTGCTTTGCAGGGATAAAGGCTGGGTGCACACGTACATCAATACCACGTTCATCATCTTTAGCAATTGCCAATAATTTAATTACATATCCAAGTTCTTTTGCATAAGTAATATCTTCTGTGGAAATAGTAGTAATACCCTCAACGTAAACATCATCGATAGATACTCTGCTACCGAAAGCAATCGAAGCTAGTATTGCAATTTTGCGAGCAGCATCAAATCCTCCTACATCAGCAGTAGGGTCAGCTTCAGCGTATCCCTTAGCCTGAGCTTCGGCTAAGACACTATTAAAATCCAGACCTTCATTTGCCATTTTAGTAAGCATGTAATTTGTTGTACCATTAATGATTCCCATAACTTCGCTAATTTTGTTTGCTGCCAAACATTGCTTTAAAGGGCGAATAATAGGAATTCCTCCAGCAACGCTGGCTTCAAATAAAAAGTCTACCTTACTTTTATCAGCAGCTTCAAATATTTCCTGACCATGTTTTGCTACAACATCCTTATTGGCTGTTACTACATGTTTACCAGCGACTAATGCTTGAACAATATAGTCCTTAGTAGGATTCATGCCACCCATGACTTCCACTATAATATCAATATCTGGGTCATTAATAATATCATCAATTGTAGTGGTAAATTCAGCATCGACATCTATATTTCGATTTTTATCAAGTTGACGGACCATTATTTTTTTTATATTTACAGGTATACCAACCTTTTGTGAAATATCATTTGCATTTTCGGTAAGTATTTTAACAACGCTAGTTCCGACAGTTCCCATGCCAAGTAAACCAATAGTAATTGTCTTTCTCATTATTGTTTCGCTCCTTTTTAAGCTTGACCTAACACTTCTAAGCGTTTAACGCCTTCAACCATTCTTACTTTATCTAGTAAAGCTTCTAAATCAATTACTAATTCAGCCGTTTCAATAGAAATAGTAGCATTGGCCACACCTTGAAGCGGTATACCTTGGTTAATTGTTAGCACACTACCACGTTCATTGGCAATTGTATTTAAGACTCTTGATAGAACACCTTGTTTATGCTCAAGCAAAAGTGCTAATGTTACTATTTTTTCTTTACTTGCTTCGTAAAAAGGAAAGACATAATCTTTATATTTATAGTAAGCACTGCGACTCAACTCCATTTTTTCTACAGCCTCATTAATTGTACGTGCTTCACCACGTTTTAACATATCTTTTACTTTAATTGTCTTTTTTATCGCTTCAGGTAATATTTCTTCACGAACTAGAAAAAATACAGATTTTTGTCCTATCACTGCTATACCCCCTTAGTATTACTCATGCGGATAATAATCTATTCTCAGTAGACAGTATAGCACTACTACACTACAAAAAACAAGTATTATTAATAAAAAAAATGGTCAATCTGTACAGATTGACCATTTTTATCAATTTCTCAGCTATCATTTTTGTTTTTATAAGTTTTATTTAAAAAATAATACATATTAATCCGCCACTCCCATCGTTTACAACTTTTTGTAAGGTATCACGCAATTTTATCTGTGTATTTTCTGGCATACCAGCAAGTTTATTTTGAATGCCTTCCCGGACTAAAGCATTTAGTGATTTACCAAATAAATTTGTCCGCCATATTTTTTCTGGCTCTCCTTCAAATTCTCTCATGAGATATTGAACGAGTTCTTCGCTTTGCTTTTCACTGCCAATAATAGGTGATATTTCAGCTTGAACATCAGTTCTAATAATATGTAATGACGGTGCAGATGCTTTTAATCTCACACCAAAGCGATTCCCTGTTTTTATAATTTCTGGTTCCTCTAGAACCATTTCATCCAGCTGTGGTGATACAATGCCATATCCAGTTAAATTAACTTGCTCTAGCGCACTTGCTATTTTATCATACTCACGTTTTGCAACAGATAAGTCTTGCATTAGACGCAATAAATGGTGTTCACCTGATATCGTAAAGCCTGTCAATTCTTCTAATACTTGATAAAATAAATCAGTTCTGGCTGTAATCTCAATTACTGCAATACCATTTCCAAGATCCATATCGTGCAAAATTACATCTGCAATAAAATCGTAACCTGATAAATCATCAATGGCTCGATCAATGTCTCTAAGTCTTCTTACATATTGGACTACCTCGCGTACTGCACCATCAAACTTTTCTCTAAGCCAATGATCAGTTTCCAATTCTTCAATCCATTTCGGCAAAGAAATATTTACTTCTTTTACTGGAAATTCATATAAAACTTCTTGTAAAATGGCATAAATATCATCTTGATTAAGTTGAATACAATCTACAGGTACTACAGGAACATCATATTCATTTTCTAACTTTGCTACTAATTCACGGGTTTCTTTTGAAGTTGGCCGGCATGTATTTAATATGACTAAGAATGGTTTTTCTAATGCTTTTAATTCGTTAATAACTCGCTCTTCAGCAGGTACATATTTTTCGCGGGGTAAGTCTGTTACACTGCCATCAGTAGTAATTACTAAACCAATCGTAGAATGCTCATCAATTACTTTCTTTGTACCAACTTCTGCGGCCTCTTGAAATGGAATTTCATGATCAAACCAAGGTGTAAGGACCATACGGGGGCCATCTTGCTCTTCATATCCTAATGCACCATCGACAGTATAGCCCACGCAATCAACCATTCTGACTCTAACATTTATATTATCCTTAACACTAATTTCGACAGCTTCGTTTGGAATAAATTTAGGCTCCGTTGTCATAATTGTTTTGCCAGCGGCACTTTGTGGCAGCTCATCCTTAGCTCTTTCTTTCTCATATGGATCAATCATGTTAGGTAAAACCATCGTTTCCATGAATCGTTTAATAAACGTTGATTTTCCTGTTCTGACTGGGCCTACAACACCAATGTAAATATCACCACCAGTGCGTTCGGCAATATCCCGAAATAAATCGAATTTTTCCATTTACCGTTTCCCTCCCTACAGCTATGCTTTATGGAAAATACTAGCGTATATTCTACACTCGCAAACCATCCCTCCCTTAATGAAAAAATAAGAATCGAATGAAATGAAATGAAATAGTATTTTAAAATTAACTAAATAGTAGTCAATTAATCATTATAAATATATGACATGCCAGCAATATTATTACAAAGTAAGAAAAAAGACTGGGCCTAAGCCCAGTCTTTTTTCTTACTTTATTTTTCTTTAGAATTAACACTCATATTGCCTGCTTTTATTTTTAATTCTGTACCTTTCAATAGCCTTTCAATATTTGGCTTATGCCTGCCGACTACGAACAAGGCGGCAAGAATACCAAAATATAAGAATTCAATTTTTTCACCCCAAAGCCACATGAAAATGGGTACTAATACAGCAGATACAATGGATGCCAATGATACATAACGAGTAATATATACTATAATTGCCCATATTAAAAATATGATTGCAGTAATTTGAGGAACTAATACAGCTATGACACCTAAACCCGTGGCAACGCCGCGTCCACCTGTAAATCTCAAAAACACTGACCAATTATGACCAATAATAGCAGCGATGCCGCCCGTTAATAGTGCGATTGGTGTGCCTATAAAAAAATCACTTACATATACTGCAATAACTCCTTTGGCTGCGTCAGTAAAAAATACCCAAAAAGCCGGCCACAGACCTAACGTTCGAAATGCATTTGTGGCTCCAATGTTTTTACTGCCAAAATGCCGTAAATCTACATTATATAT
Proteins encoded in this window:
- the spoIVA gene encoding stage IV sporulation protein A, whose translation is MEKFDLFRDIAERTGGDIYIGVVGPVRTGKSTFIKRFMETMVLPNMIDPYEKERAKDELPQSAAGKTIMTTEPKFIPNEAVEISVKDNINVRVRMVDCVGYTVDGALGYEEQDGPRMVLTPWFDHEIPFQEAAEVGTKKVIDEHSTIGLVITTDGSVTDLPREKYVPAEERVINELKALEKPFLVILNTCRPTSKETRELVAKLENEYDVPVVPVDCIQLNQDDIYAILQEVLYEFPVKEVNISLPKWIEELETDHWLREKFDGAVREVVQYVRRLRDIDRAIDDLSGYDFIADVILHDMDLGNGIAVIEITARTDLFYQVLEELTGFTISGEHHLLRLMQDLSVAKREYDKIASALEQVNLTGYGIVSPQLDEMVLEEPEIIKTGNRFGVRLKASAPSLHIIRTDVQAEISPIIGSEKQSEELVQYLMREFEGEPEKIWRTNLFGKSLNALVREGIQNKLAGMPENTQIKLRDTLQKVVNDGSGGLICIIF
- the plsY gene encoding glycerol-3-phosphate 1-O-acyltransferase PlsY codes for the protein MNYLLIAVLGYLIGSIPNGLLIGKKIYNVDLRHFGSKNIGATNAFRTLGLWPAFWVFFTDAAKGVIAVYVSDFFIGTPIALLTGGIAAIIGHNWSVFLRFTGGRGVATGLGVIAVLVPQITAIIFLIWAIIVYITRYVSLASIVSAVLVPIFMWLWGEKIEFLYFGILAALFVVGRHKPNIERLLKGTELKIKAGNMSVNSKEK